The Chitiniphilus purpureus sequence ACCATGCGGCGCAGCTTGTATTCCACCTGGGCCGGCGGCAGGCCGGCTTCGCGCAGCAAGGGCGCCCACACCCGCTGGCGCTCGGCGTCGATCTGGCTTGCAGCCACAACGGCATGGCTGTGCGCCTGCGCATGGCGCGCCGCCGACTCGCCGGCGAAGCGGCCGTAGACGAAGGCGCCCAGCATGTAGTTGTGCGGCACGCACGCCATGTCGCCGGCGGAGTAGAGGCCAGGCACGGTGGTGGCCGCGTGCTCGTCCACCCACACGCCGGAGGCCGAATGGCCGCTGCACAGGCCGATCTCGGAGATGTGCATCTCGACCATGCGCTCGCGGTAGTCGGTGCCGCGCCCGGCATGGAAGCGGCCCCGGCTGGGGCGCTCGTTGGTGTGCAGGATGGTTTCGATGGTGCTGATGGTTTCCTCGGCCAGATGATCGAGCTTGAGGAACACCGGGCCATTGCCGCCGGAGAGCTCGTTGTGGAACTCCTGCATCATCTGGCCGGACCAGTAGTCGCACTCGATGAAGCGCTCGCCGCGGCTGTTGGTGGTGTAGCCGCCGAACGGACCGGTGACATAGGCGCAGGCCGGGCCGTTGTAGTCCTTGATCAGCGGGTTGATCTGGAAGCATTCGATGCCTGACAACTCCGCCCCGGCGTGGTAGGCCATGCTGTAGCCATCGCCGGCATTGGTCGGGTTCTCGTAGGTGCCGAACAGGTAGCCCGAGGCCGGCAAACCCAGCCTTCCGGCCGCACCGCACGCCAGCACCACCGATTTGGCACGCACCACGTGGAAGTCGCCGGTGCGGCAGTCGAAGGCGAAGGTGCCGGCGATGCGGCCGTCCTCGCCGACGATCAGCCGGGTGGCCACCAGGCGGTTGGTGATCTCGACCCGGTGTTTCTTCAGCTGCCGGTACAGCACCTTCTTGATGTCATGGCCTTCGGGCATGGGCAGCACGTAAGTACCCAGGTGGTGCACCTTGCGCATTGCATAGTCGCCGGTCTCATCCTTCTCGAACTTCACGCCCCAGCGGTCGAGCTCTTCGATCATGGCGTAGCTGTGCTCTGCGTAGGCGAGGATGGTCTTCTGGTTGACGATGCCGTCGTTGGCGGCGGTGATCTCGCGTACGTACTGCTCGGGCGTGGCAAAGCCCGGCACCACGGCGTTGTTGAGCCCATCCATGCCCATGGAGATGGCACCGCTGCGCTTCACATGCGCCTTTTCCAACAGCAGCACCTTGAGATCGGGCCCGGCCTGCTTGGCCTTGACCGCGGCCATCGGCCCGGCGGTGCCGCCGCCGATGACAAGGACATCAACCTCGCGTTCGAGGGTGTTCATGGTTTGCTTCCTTGAATAAAACGGGTTTCGCCCCGCCGACCGAAGCGGCGGGCTGGATGGGTGCCTGCCCGGCACAAAAAAACATGTCCGCCCGGCCAGCCCACGAGCGCAGCGAGGCCCCCTCGCGGCGGCGAGGGCGAGGGGAGGCGGGGTGGAACAAGAGGGTTGCGTTGGGCGGCAT is a genomic window containing:
- a CDS encoding fumarate reductase/succinate dehydrogenase flavoprotein subunit → MNTLEREVDVLVIGGGTAGPMAAVKAKQAGPDLKVLLLEKAHVKRSGAISMGMDGLNNAVVPGFATPEQYVREITAANDGIVNQKTILAYAEHSYAMIEELDRWGVKFEKDETGDYAMRKVHHLGTYVLPMPEGHDIKKVLYRQLKKHRVEITNRLVATRLIVGEDGRIAGTFAFDCRTGDFHVVRAKSVVLACGAAGRLGLPASGYLFGTYENPTNAGDGYSMAYHAGAELSGIECFQINPLIKDYNGPACAYVTGPFGGYTTNSRGERFIECDYWSGQMMQEFHNELSGGNGPVFLKLDHLAEETISTIETILHTNERPSRGRFHAGRGTDYRERMVEMHISEIGLCSGHSASGVWVDEHAATTVPGLYSAGDMACVPHNYMLGAFVYGRFAGESAARHAQAHSHAVVAASQIDAERQRVWAPLLREAGLPPAQVEYKLRRMVNDYLQPPKVTRKMQLGLERFEAIRDDLELLHARNPHELMRAMEVHAIRDCAEMAARASLYRTESRWGLYHARVDYPERNDAEWRVHVQLHKNAAGEMACFKRPLAPYVIAMDRDEHAAYQQLRINKEAVPA